The Echeneis naucrates chromosome 8, fEcheNa1.1, whole genome shotgun sequence genome has a window encoding:
- the LOC115048082 gene encoding polycomb protein suz12-B-like yields MAPHKQSSSGGSHPVGFGPGGKANGFYQPSSAVAAAKKPNMQLIQDDHELFLQAFEKPTQIYRFLRTRNLIAPIFLHRTLTYMCHRNSRNNTKRKTFKVDNLLFKVEKMRGEQETHSLASNLQLTFTGFFHKAGKPSQDCENEQNSVSLEVLLIKVCHKKRKDVSCPVKQVPTGKKQVPLNPDMSAGVQAKPGSFPSLLVPSSEFEPSNSHMVKSYSLLLRVLLPGCTQTQINGLTNGENHHSRDFTEEVVNRKRRSSSLREEGETTFVAQMTVFDKNRRLQLLDGEYEVSMQEMEECPISKKRATWETILDGKRLPPFESFSQGPTLQFTLRWTSDSSDRSTAPVAKPLATRNSETNQDTRPCTLRSTQTLALKESVNTDMQTRREQISAEPRQKLRILYQFQYNNNTRQQTEARDDLHCPWCTLNCRKLYSLLKHLKLSHSRFIFNYVPHPKGAKIEVSINECYDGSYAGNPQDIHSQPGFAFSRNGPVKRTAVTHVLVCRPKRTKPSLSEFLELEDGERELQRTYISGHNRLYFHSDSCLPLRPQEMEVDSEDERDPDWLKEKTVKQIEDFTDVNEGEKEIMKLWNLHAMKHGFIADNQMNEACLLFAQNHGAYIVKQNLCRNFLLHLISMHDFNLVSTLTIDQAMAQLRLIRSQATQRERDRQEDEEEEEEEDWETAVESQPELDPDPDPDPSEYKPYSEETSAGCLEKENQEESGRGAATTERMLNKQKLSGSVLN; encoded by the exons AACCAACACAAATCTACAGATTCCTACGCACTCGAAACTTGATCGCT CCCATATTCTTGCACCGGACTCTCACTTATATGTGCCACAGAAACTCAAGGAATAACACCAAAAG GAAAACCTTCAAAGTTGACAACCTGCTGTTCAAGGTGGAGAAGATGAGGGGTGAACAGGAGACTCACAG CTTGGCCTCTAATCTGCAGCTCACCTTTACTGGGTTTTTCCATAAAGCTG GGAAGCCTTCTCAGGACTGtgagaatgagcagaactctgtgtctctggaggtGCTGCTGATCAAAGTCTGCCAcaagaagaggaag GATGTGAGCTGCCCGGTGAAGCAGGTCCCCACAGGCAAGAAGCAGGTTCCTCTGAACCCAGATATGAGCGCTGGGGTCCAGGCCAAGCCAGGCTCCTTCCCCTCCCTGCTGGTCCCCAGCAGCGAGTTTGAACCAAGCAACTCTCACATGGTCAAGTCCTACTCTTTACTGTTAAGGGTGTTGCTGCCTGGGTGCACCCAAACGCAGATCAACGGCCTGACCAACGGAGAGAATCACCACAGCAGAG ATTTTACAGAGGAAGTGGTAAataggaagaggaggagctcctctctgagggaggagggagaaaccACATTCGTGGCTCAGATGACGGTGTTTGATAAGAACAG GCGTCTGCAGTTGTTAGACGGAGAGTATGAGGTGTCTATGCAAGAGATGGAGGAGTGTCCCATCAGCAAGAAGAGGGCGACCTGGGAGACCATCCTGGatgggaag cGTTTACCTCCGTTTGAGAGTTTCTCTCAGGGTCCCACCCTGCAGTTCACACTGCGCTGGACCAGCGACTCCTCCGATCGCTCCACTGCACCCGTAGCCAAGCCTCTGGCCACACGAAACTCCGAGACTAACCAGGACACCAGGCCCTGCACCCTGAGATCCACACAGACACTGG CCCTGAAAGAATCCGTCAACACTGACATGCAAACACGAAGAGAACAGATCTCAGCTGAGCCCAGACAGAAACTTCGCATCCTCTACCAG tttcagtacaacaacaacactcgTCAGCAGACGGAGGCCAGAGACGACCTTCACTGTCCCTGGTGTACCCTGAACTGCAGGAAGCTCTACAGTCTCCTCAAACACCTCAAACTGTCCCACTCCCGCTTCATCTTCAACTACGTG CCGCATCCTAAAGGAGCAAAGATCGAGGTTTCCATCAATGAGTGTTATGATGGTTCGTATGCAGGGAACCCCCAGGACATCCACAGCCAGCCGGGCTTCGCCTTCAGCAGGAACGGCCCCGTCAAGAGGACCGCCGTCACCCACGTCCTCGTCTGCAG ACCCAAGAGGACGAAGCCCAGCCTGTCTGAGTTCCTGGAGCTGGAGGACggggagagagagctgcagaggacCTACATCAGCGGACACAACCGGCTCTACTTCCACAGCGACAGCTGCCTGCCACTCCGGCCTCAGGAGATGGAGGTGGACAGCGAAGACGAGAGGGACCCCGACTGGCTAAAAGAGAAAACTGTCAAG caaatCGAGGATTTCACCGACGTCAACGAAGGTGAGAAGGAGATCATGAAGCTGTGGAACCTGCACGCCATGAAGCATGG CTTCATAGCGGACAACCAGATGAACGAGGCCTGCCTGCTGTTCGCCCAGAACCACGGCGCCTACATCGTCAAACAGAACCTCTGCCGCAACTTCCTGCTGCACCTCATCAGCATGCACGACTTCAACCTGGTCAGCACGCTGACCATCGACCAGGCGATGGCCCAACTCCGCCTCATCAGGAGCCAGGccacccagagagagagagacaggcaggaagacgaggaggaggaggaggaggaagactggGAGACAGCTGTGGAGTCCCAACCAGAGCTGGATCCAGATCCCGATCCGGATCCGTCTGAGTATAAACCCTACAGCGAGGAGACGAGCGCTGGCTGCCTGGAAAAGGAAAACCAGGAGGAGAGCGGAAGAGGAGCAGCCACGACCGAGCGAATGTTGAACAAGCAGAAACTCTCTGGTTCGGTTCTAAACTGA
- the crlf3 gene encoding cytokine receptor-like factor 3 has protein sequence MSAEVDVLLQEAKESIEAAQNYRSELQQRLHGLNQARKQVRGSSGQAREALRRHFAELQTAATRLLTDRLTSLLAEVDVIEADSVKPLDDCQSLIEHGVGQADELLREGEAALRCGLGEKEDKLGSFTKKAMHIQLDSLPEVPALVDVPCVSAQLDDSLLGVLRDRVSRHGSVSSHPPVQIEELQERPGGILVRWCKVDEDFAAADYRLQHRRSGSGGSQYEDAYIGRDTEFLVLHLDPHTDYLFRVCARGEGRTEWSPWSIPQTGYTTLAPHEWCPGTEGYILSSRRNIALRNDSSQSKCPILYSNAPTYFSGQTLTFKISAAGHVDRRDSLGVCVDSQRGAESLQRDQAVCISTNGAVFVNGKEMTNQLPAITMGSAVTFDMEVVNLFPLNNNLSEGGSFKLRVTIGSGNREVVFDWLVDQAVDCLFFGCSFVHSGWKVLVF, from the exons ATGTCTGCGGAGGTGGACGTATTGCTGCAGGAGGCGAAGGAAAGCATCGAGGCGGCCCAGAACTACCGCAGTGAACTGCAGCAGCGTCTGCATGGCCTCAACCAGGCCAGGAAACAG GTCCGGGGAAGCTCGGGTCAGGCCCGGGAGGCCCTCCGGAGACACTTTGCAGAGCTGCAGACGGCAGCGACTCGGCTGCTGACAGACCGACTGACCTCACTGTTGGCCGAAGTGGATGTCATTGAGGCGGATAGCGTCAAACCGCTGGATGACTGTCAGAGCCTCATTGAGCACGGTGTGGGCCAGGCGGACGAGCTGCTGAGAGAGG gggAAGCAGCTCTGCGTTGTGGTCTTGGGGAGAAGGAGGACAAACTGGGCAGTTTCACCAAGAAGGCCATGCATATCCAACTGGACAG TCTACCCGAGGTCCCGGCGTTGGTGGATGTGCCGTGTGTTTCGGCCCAGCTGGATGACTCCCTGCTGGGGGTTCTGAGGGACCGGGTGTCCCGCCACGGCTCCGTGTCCTCCCACCCGCCCGTCCAGAtagaggagctgcaggaaagACCTGGCGGTATCCTGGTCCGCTGGTGCAAG gtggaCGAGGACTTCGCCGCGGCAGATTACCGGCTGCAGCACCGGCGGTCGGGCAGCGGGGGGAGCCAGTATGAGGATGCCTACATAGGACGAGACACTGAATTTCTGGTTCTACATCTGGACCCCCACACGGATTATCTGTTCAGGGTGTGCGCCCGCGGAGAGGGACGCACTGAGTGGAGCCCCTGGAGCATCCCTCAGACAGGATACACCACACTGGCACCACACG AGTGGTGTCCGGGCACTGAGGGCTACATcctgagcagcaggagaaacatCGCCCTGCGAAATGACTCATCCCAGTCCAAATGCCCCATCCTCTACTCCAACGCACCCACCTACTTCTCTGGGCAGACTCTCACTTTCaa GATCTCTGCAGCAGGTCACGTGGATCGGAGGGACAGTCTGGGCGTGTGTGTGGACAGCCAGAGGGGGGCGGAGTCACTTCAGAGAGACCAAGCTGTCTGTATTTCCACTAATG GTGCCGTATTTGTAAACGGTAAAGAGATGACCAACCAGCTGCCCGCCATCACCATGGGCTCCGCCGTGACCTTCGACATGGAAGTGGTGAATCTGTTTCCTCTCAACAACAACCTGAGTGAGGGCGGCAGCTTCAAGCTGAGGGTGACGATCGGCTCAGGGAACAGGGAGGTGGTGTTCGACTGGCTGGTGGACCAGGCGGTGGACTGCCTCTTCTTCGGCTGCTCTTTTGTCCACTCTGGCTGGAAGGTGCTGGTGTTTTAA
- the apol gene encoding uncharacterized protein apol → MAAARRRELREALYRYATDTFTYLDTVKGFYEMLSKWELRRETELNMMMDIKQRADKINLGISHVTRSQKKGKAMLDYMASKATQITADRRRAELVEELAAVLKDMLGGLEELYSFLDAVEKLAVTSLHVFTENQMLRLPEGISFEHVQIVISAARLVCPYLLVFKRDAQVFFLPKLQNLEVLSYQLDRYIQTMKKMCEKLDKSCFSGFCPEVSMESLVHVSVGLSEDNTQKLLNHINQLDEIRMSQHFRTVFMFREDSGHGFLKEFSKRQPGMLDFLKELEQTSVKIDRMNKGAKISSVAGSSVGAVGGVLSIVGLALIPVTAGVSLALTMTGIGLGITSGVNSAITTATELGVNVTQQKKASRVMKSFVDDVEALQNCLEEVITTAASKLEMAVEVGKVVCKAGLVGKNIDALVDAASAAKLVKTEEVIADVGKIVAQEGKALRNVPRAAADIPDIGQAAVKGPLALSKSARAGLIAVNALFLGMDIFFICKDSISLAKGTEAEISQFIRARAALWSTELNSWQKIHDSVIEGLLTSEKDNAILEMPFYEVEMEVNKVVPRDKMDGRKCIVQ, encoded by the exons ATGGCTGCTGCAAG ACGAAGAGAACTGCGGGAGGCGTTGTACCGCTACGCCACAGATACCTTCACATACTTGGACACAGTGAAGGGATTCTATGAGATGCTCTCCAAATGGGAGCTcaggagagaaacagaattAAACATGATGATGGACATTAAACAGAGGGCTGACAAGATCAACCTGGGTATCAGCCATGTTACAAGGTCACAGAAGAAAGGTAAGGCCATGTTGGACTACATGGCGAGCAAGGCGACCCAGATCACTGCAGACCGCAGGCGTGCAGAACTCGTGGAGGAGCTGGCTGCCGTGCTGAAGGACATGCTGGGTGGCCTGGAGGAGCTCTACTCTTTCCTGGATGCAGTGGAGAAGCTGGCGGTCACCTCCCTTCATGTGTTCACGGAGAACCAGATGCTCCGTCTGCCCGAAGGAATCAGCTTTGAACATGTTCAGATTGTCATCAGTGCTGCTCGACTCGTCTGCCCCTACCTGCTGGTGTTTAAAAGGGATGCACAAGTCTTCTTCCTCCCCAAACTTCAGAACCTGGAGGTGCTGTCGTATCAGTTAGATCGATACATACAGACcatgaagaaaatgtgtgagAAGTTAGACAAAAG CTGTTTCAGTGGGTTTTGCCCAGAGGTGTCTATGGAGTCTTTGGTGCACGTCAGTGTGGGCCTTTCTGAAGACAACACACAGAAGCTGCTCAACCACATTAATCAGCTTGATGAAATCAG GATGAGCCAACACTTCCGGACAGTGTTTATGTTTCGGGAGGATTCAGGCCATGGCTTCCTCAAAGAGTTCAGCAAGCGGCAGCCCGGGATGCTGGACTTTCTAAAAGAGCTGGAGCAGACAAGTGTTAAAATTGACAGGATGAATAAGGGCGCAAAGATTTCCAGTGTGGCAGGCAGCTCAGTGGGGGCCGTTGGAGGTGTGCTTTCCATTGTTGGTCTGGCCTTAATTCCTGTAACTGCAGGAGTGTCTCTCGCTCTGACCATGACAGGGATAGGGCTAGGGATCACCAGCGGAGTCAACAGTGCTATCACTACAGCCACAGAGCTCGGAGTAAAtgttacacaacaaaaaaaagccaGCAGAGTCATGAAGTcctttgtggatgatgtggagGCTCTCCAGAATTGTTTGGAGGAGGTGATAACGACAGCAGCAAGTAAGCTGGAGATGGCTGTGGAAGTTGGTAAGGTGGTGTGCAAAGCTGGCCTTGTTGGAAAAAACATTGATGCTTTAGTCGACGCTGCTTCTGCTGCTAAATTGgtgaaaactgaagaggttaTTGCGGATGTTGGTAAGATTGTGGCCCAGGAAGGCAAAGCATTACGGAATGTGCCTAGGGCGGCGGCAGACATTCCAGATATTGGTCAGGCAGCAGTAAAAGGGCCTCTCGCTCTCAGCAAGTCAGCCAGGGCAGGTCTCATCGCAGTCAATGCTCTGTTCCTCGGCATGGATATCTTCTTCATCTGTAAAGACAGCATCAGTCTGGCCAAGGGCACTGAGGCTGAAATCTCACAGTTCATCCGAGCCAGAGCTGCTCTTTGGAGCACAGAGTTGAACTCGTGGCAGAAGATCCATGACTCTGTGATTGAAGGCTTGCTGACTTCAGAGAAGGACAATGCTATCCTGGAGATGCCATTTTATGAAGTAGAAATGGAGGTCAACAAAGTTGTGCCTCGTGATAAAATGGATGGAAGAAAATGTATTGTTCAGTAG